A section of the Rhodobacteraceae bacterium M382 genome encodes:
- a CDS encoding VOC family protein produces MPAISNITGLFETHLPVADLDRSIQFYRDRIGLQLARVVPDRNVAFLWVAGPEQGMLGLWGGQAGPLRMTLHFAFRLALSELVDLPDRLGARGIQPLGFHAEPVVEPVVIGWMPAASVYCKDPDGHSVEFLSPLRDPADDDFGIGPLSHWRARHR; encoded by the coding sequence ATGCCTGCCATCTCGAACATCACCGGCCTGTTTGAAACCCACCTGCCTGTTGCCGATCTTGATCGCTCGATCCAATTCTACCGCGACCGGATCGGGTTACAGCTGGCTCGCGTTGTCCCGGACAGGAATGTCGCCTTCCTTTGGGTCGCTGGCCCGGAACAGGGGATGCTGGGGCTTTGGGGCGGTCAGGCCGGGCCGCTGCGCATGACCCTGCACTTTGCGTTTCGACTCGCTCTGTCAGAGCTTGTTGACCTGCCGGACCGGCTCGGTGCGCGCGGCATTCAGCCCTTGGGGTTTCACGCTGAACCGGTTGTCGAACCTGTGGTGATCGGCTGGATGCCGGCCGCGTCGGTCTATTGCAAAGACCCCGATGGCCATTCGGTGGAGTTTCTCAGCCCCCTCCGCGATCCGGCAGACGATGATTTCGGCATTGGCCCTCTGTCGCACTGGCGCGCGCGGCATCGGTGA
- a CDS encoding alpha-1,2-fucosyltransferase: protein MITTRLHGRLGNQMFQYAAAAGLAARHGVPVALDSREAIANGEGVLTRVFDLPLVAPDRLPPLKTHNPLRYAVWRKTGGAPRFRRETGLGYNAAITGYDDGCYLHGYWQSEAYFAHIADQIRRDFTFPLLGDPQNIAMADRITSTPSVSLHVRRGDYLTLNAHVLCDQSYYEAALTRIVQGLDTDPTVYVFSDDPQWAKDNLPLPFDKVVVDFNGPDADYEDMRLMSMCQHNIIGNSSFSWWAAWLNRNPDKRVAGPARWFGDPKLSNPDILPNDWFRIDP from the coding sequence ATGATCACCACCCGCCTTCACGGCCGCCTCGGCAACCAGATGTTTCAATATGCTGCCGCCGCCGGTCTGGCTGCGCGCCACGGCGTGCCGGTCGCCCTGGACAGCCGCGAGGCCATTGCCAACGGCGAAGGCGTGCTGACGCGGGTGTTCGACCTGCCTTTGGTGGCCCCCGATCGCCTGCCCCCGCTCAAGACCCACAACCCGCTGCGCTATGCGGTGTGGCGCAAAACCGGCGGGGCACCGCGATTTCGGCGTGAAACCGGCTTGGGGTACAATGCCGCAATCACCGGATATGACGACGGGTGTTACCTGCACGGATACTGGCAAAGCGAAGCCTACTTCGCCCATATCGCCGATCAGATCCGCCGCGATTTCACCTTTCCCCTGCTCGGCGATCCGCAAAACATCGCGATGGCCGACCGGATCACCTCCACCCCATCCGTGTCACTGCACGTGCGGCGTGGTGACTACCTGACACTCAACGCCCATGTGCTGTGTGATCAATCCTATTACGAGGCCGCCCTGACCCGCATCGTTCAGGGCCTGGACACCGACCCGACGGTCTATGTGTTTTCCGACGATCCACAATGGGCCAAGGACAACCTGCCGCTGCCTTTTGACAAAGTGGTGGTGGATTTCAACGGGCCGGACGCCGATTACGAAGACATGCGCCTGATGTCGATGTGCCAACACAACATCATCGGCAACAGCTCGTTTTCCTGGTGGGCGGCCTGGCTGAACCGCAACCCGGACAAACGGGTGGCAGGACCAGCCCGCTGGTTCGGAGACCCCAAATTGTCAAACCCGGACATCCTGCCAAACGACTGGTTCAGAATCGATCCCTGA